From a single Sphingobium lignivorans genomic region:
- a CDS encoding Rieske 2Fe-2S domain-containing protein has protein sequence MRADENRTLTQTGPETPMGRLMRQYWIPAFLPEETPAGGAPLRLRLLGENFLAFRSPDGNLGVVDHRCAHRCASLFYGRNEEGGIRCVYHGWKFDRTGQCIEMPSEPPETDYKHLVKIRALPVVERYGVAWVYMGDRDVPPPLPHFDLDELGADEPISVSFMMRECNWLQALEGDIDTCHVGFLHLGGASPDQFEEGSINYYRQLPENLAPRYEAIETDYGAVYCAYRHAGPDNLYHRIGHFALPFWTMSPSEPMDHIRVRAWVPIDDHHAMLVVIGGPRTGGTTLTREGKPLPGTTSPIKFLPNSSDWLGRWRIEANLRNDHLISREVQSTQSYSGIEAIPVQDQAVTESMGPIVDRTMEHLGTSDRMIVLTRRKLLRTAAALSNEGVVPAGVDEAGIYHDMRSGFAVLPADEDWLAYYNARRAAWSGGKAKPIARRPKSLPVSA, from the coding sequence ATGCGGGCAGACGAGAACAGGACCCTGACGCAAACGGGCCCCGAAACGCCGATGGGACGCCTCATGCGGCAATACTGGATCCCGGCCTTTCTCCCGGAGGAGACCCCGGCCGGCGGCGCGCCGCTGCGCTTGCGCCTGCTGGGCGAGAACTTCCTGGCGTTCCGCTCGCCGGACGGGAACCTCGGCGTGGTGGACCATCGCTGTGCCCATCGCTGCGCCTCGCTTTTCTACGGGCGCAACGAGGAGGGCGGCATCCGCTGCGTCTATCATGGCTGGAAGTTCGACCGGACCGGCCAGTGCATCGAGATGCCCAGCGAACCGCCCGAAACGGACTACAAGCATCTCGTGAAGATCCGCGCGCTGCCGGTGGTCGAGCGCTATGGCGTGGCCTGGGTCTATATGGGGGATCGTGACGTCCCGCCGCCCTTGCCGCATTTCGACCTCGACGAACTGGGCGCGGACGAGCCGATCTCGGTGAGCTTCATGATGCGCGAGTGCAACTGGCTGCAGGCGCTGGAAGGCGACATCGACACTTGCCATGTCGGCTTCCTGCATCTGGGCGGCGCGAGCCCGGACCAGTTCGAGGAAGGCTCGATCAATTATTATCGCCAGCTGCCGGAGAATCTGGCGCCGCGCTACGAAGCCATCGAGACGGATTATGGCGCCGTCTACTGCGCCTATCGCCATGCTGGGCCGGACAATCTCTATCACCGCATCGGCCATTTCGCGCTGCCCTTCTGGACCATGTCGCCGTCCGAACCGATGGATCATATCCGGGTACGGGCCTGGGTGCCGATCGACGATCATCACGCCATGCTGGTCGTCATCGGCGGACCGCGTACGGGTGGCACGACGCTGACCAGGGAGGGCAAGCCCCTGCCGGGCACGACCTCGCCGATCAAATTCCTGCCCAACAGCAGCGACTGGCTGGGCCGCTGGCGCATCGAGGCCAATCTGCGCAACGATCATCTCATCTCGCGGGAGGTCCAGTCGACGCAGAGCTACAGCGGGATCGAGGCGATTCCGGTGCAGGACCAGGCCGTCACCGAAAGCATGGGGCCGATCGTCGATCGCACCATGGAGCATCTGGGCACCAGCGACCGGATGATCGTGCTCACCCGGCGCAAGCTCCTGCGGACGGCTGCGGCGCTCAGCAATGAAGGGGTCGTGCCCGCCGGGGTCGATGAGGCCGGCATCTATCACGACATGCGCTCCGGCTTCGCCGTGCTGCCCGCCGATGAGGACTGGCTGGCTTATTATAACGCGCGCCGCGCAGCCTGGAGCGGCGGCAAGGCAAAACCGATCGCCCGCAGACCAAAATCCCTGCCCGTATCCGCTTGA